TTATATGCGATAACGCTGCCTACTATTAGGTCAAAAATCGTTGCAAATTACCTAAAAACATCCAGAGTAGAAATCAAATTCTTGCCTCCTTATTCTCCCGATCTCAATCTGATTGAACGCCTTTGGCGATTCATGAATAAAAAAGTCCGCAATAATCGATATTATGAAAAATTCTTAGATTTTAAGAAGGCAATTTGTGCTTTTTTTGAAAATATTCCTAAATATCGGGAAGAACTGCAACCTCTTTTATCTAGGAAATTTTGCTTAGTTAAATCTTAATTTAAAAACAAACGAGTATATAGTGGTTTCGATTCAATCACATAGAAAAATATAGGATTAACAATAAGTTTCAAGTCATTGACTTGAAACTTATTAAGCTAGCCTTTTGAACTGGCACTACTATATACGATTGAATCGGAATCACTATATATGATATTTTTTGTGGGGTTTTGTGGCCCTTTCAACCTTGAAGTGCACAAAAAAGAACATATAAATACTTGAAAAAACATCTATTGTGCACCCGAGCATAGCATGTTTGTAGATAATCTCGTAAACACTTCTAGTGGAGTTTCGAAGTTGAGAGCCTTTCTAGGTCTGTTATTTAGTAAAGTTTCCACCCTTTCTATATCCTTGGAAGTCGTATCTAAAAAGCTTTGTGTTTTAGGAAAATATTGCCTAACTAGTCCGTTTGTATGCTCATTTAAGCCTCTTTCCCAAGAATGGTAGGGCGTTGCAAAGTAGAAGTCTGTCTCTAGCTCGAAACTAACCATTTGGTGATAGGCAAATTCTTTTCCGTTGTCTGCTGTTAATGTGTGTACAAAATCTTTGATAGGTTTAAGTTGTTCAATTAACGCTTGACTTACTTCCTCTGCAGTTTTATGAGAAACTTTGGCGAGCTTAGTTAGCTTGGAAGTTCTTTCTACCATTGATACAATTACGCCTTTATGTCCTGCCCCTATGACTGTATCTAGTTCCCAGTCTCCTAAACGAGTCTTTTTTTCTACAATACAAGGCCGTTGCTTAATATCTATACGACCAGGCATGTTCCCTCTTCCAGAAGCTCCCTTTCTCTGCTTGTTATATTTTTTCCCTCGATGACGGAGCTCTCTATAAAGCTGTCCTCCCTGTCGTTTATCTTTCCAGATATGATTATAGATGGTCTCATGACTAACATGTTCTTTACCATGTCTTTTAAGCCATCCGGATATTTGTATAGGGCTCCATTGCAACTTGATTTTTTCTTCAATACGGGTAACTATTTGAGGAGTCATTTTTTTATTGGGCTGAGAATTTTTTCTAAGAAATGCTTTTTCTTGAGCTTGCTGATGACGGTATCCTCGTTGCCCTTTATTTCTCTTAAGTTCCCTACTAATAGTGCTATGATGAACTTTTAGAATGTTTGCTATTGAGCTAGATGTATCTCCTCTAGCTTTTAAAATATAAATCTGACATCTTTGGTCATAGGTTAGGTGATGGTAGCCTTTAGGCAAGGTCTCTCCTTGTGTTTGATTGTTAAAAATCACAATAGAGATTCTTTCATCGCCTGCCTATTCTTTTTTTAATTCTTCTGTGCACTTCAAACTTGAAAAGACTTGTACATTTTTAAGAAACCATTGGTTATAGTTTTTATTTTTTCTCCTTTAGAACTAGTTAACATTTAAGCTTTGGTGCTATCATTAGCTTTATTTTACTACATTTTGCCTATGAACTGGAATGATATAGAATTTTCTTTTAATCGAGCATTGCGACTGAGCTTTTCGATAAAAAAGCTGTTATTTGTATTTGTGATATTGTGGTGTTGTGGATTTGGTCTGCTTCTTTGCAAGTCATTAGGATTACAAACACAAGATTGGTTGATGCTCAATTGGAATTTCCTGCCATTTTTTTCTATGGGTATATTAGGGCTAGCTCTTGGAGTTTTGTTAATCCGTCTTTATCATGATGAGATTAAAGAGAAAAAAATGAACTATCAAAAAACCTTTTCTTTATCCAAAAGGGTGATGGTTGAAATTGCTTACCTAGGAATGCCTTTAATAATAGGGTATTTAATCCTATGGACAGTCCTTGGTTTGTTTTATTTGATTAAAGCACTACCTAAGGTAGGTTGGGCTTTAGGGGTTTTTCTATCATTTGGTCCTTTTTTACTGTTTTTGAGTATGGTTCTTTTAGTTGTTCTATTTTTGTTCTTATTTTTCTTTTTAACGCCAATTGTAGCTTTAAGGGATTGTTTGCCAAAAGAATGGATTAAATGCATGCTGAGTAGAATAAGTAATTCTTTACTTACTAATTTTGTATTGTTTATCATCTCAGTCATTCCAGTAGGGTGTATTTTAGGACTGCTCATGATCTCGCTGAATATGACCCATGCATTCTACCTTTCATCAGCTAACCCCTTAGATTTGGTATTGATCATGCTACCGGTTTCTATTCTTTTGGCGCCGGGTGTGGTATTCTTTTTTCAATTTGCTGCAGAATCGCATATTTTAATGATGCAAAAAAGATAGTTATGCGGATTGCAATTATAGGTGCTGGTTTTTCTGGATTAGCAGTAGCTTGGAATTTGCTGAATCTAAAGAATCAAGTAGTTGTATTTGATCCTTTTTCAGGGGGAGCATCATTTGTAGCAGCAGGTTTACTCCACCCTTATGTAGGTGAAGAGGCGCAAAGATCGCTTTTTGCAACCGAAGCTATGCAAAAGACAGAAGATTTGCTACACGTAGCAAAAAGAAGCTTAAAGAAAGAACTCTATAGAGAAGGTATTATTCGCATTGCTCAAAATGAAAAACAAAGGAAGGCCTATAAAAATCACTGCGTGGTTTTTAAAGATGTCGTAGATTTAGGCAATGATCATTTCTTGATCAAATCGGGAAAGACGGTATTTTGTAAACGTTACCTGCAAGGAATGCGACTAGCTATTATAGAAAAAGGCGGCCAGTTTATTGCAGAGAAAATTACAGAGTTAGAACAGCTAAAAACCTTTGATCAAATAGTTGTTGCAGCAGGAGCCTCTATTCGTGATTTCTCAGAATTTGTGCAATTAAAATTGAGTTTTATCAAAGGACAGGTTCTCACTTGTGAAATTCCCCTTAATTTACAAATAGAGAGAAGTCTTGTGGGCAAAGGCTATATAGCAACATCTCATAAGTGCGGGATCTACCATGTGGGTGCGACGTATGAGCGCCATGATTTAACAGAAACAGTGAATCTATTGAATACGCAAAAAGTGCTTTTTACTAAGGCGGCTAGTTTTTATCCAGATATTTGGCAGCTAAAACCTATAGACTGCTCTTCTGCTATAAGAGTGATGCGTCAAGGACACTATCTTCCCATTGCAACAAAAGTCTCTAATAAGGTGTGGGTAATTACAGCTATGGGATCTAGAGGTTTATTATATCATGCTTATTTCGGAGAAAAATTGGCGCAGGCAATAATAGGGAACAACAACTCTTTCTTTTCAAGAACTAATGTATTACTTAAAATAGATCGACTATGAGCATACAAGCGCAATTTACATTTATGGGGACCGGTGGATCTATGGGAACTCCTGTGATTGGTTGTCATTGTGCGATATGTCATTCCCTTAATCCGCTAGATCAAAGGATGCGTCCTTCTGGTTTGATACAAGTAACGGATAAGAATTTTGTGATTGATGTAGGCCCTGATTTTCGTATGCAAGCTTTACGATTGGGGATTGAAAAAATAGATGGTGTATTGATCTCTCATGCACATTCAGACCACATTGCTGGATTGGATGATTTAAGAGCGTATTATTTTTTGCATAAATCTAAAACGCCTTGTTTGTTATCCGAGCTAACTTTTAAAGAACTAAAGCAACGCTATCCCTATTTATTCCAGCCTACCAACAATGAAAAAAGTGTAACAGCTCAACTCGATTTCTGTGTGCTTCCTCAAGAATTCGGCTCTATTTTTTTCCAAGGGATTCAATGGGTTTTCTTTTCCTATCTGCATGCAGAAATACAAGTAACGGGTTTTCGCATAGGGAATTTTGCCTATGTGTCTGATATAAGGTATTACTCTAATCAAGTAATAGACATGCTAATTGGAGTAGAAACCCTTGCGATAAGTGTGCATAAAAAAGAGGCTACAGAGGTGCACTTTGGAATAGAAGAAGCCATGGAATTCTCTACATTTATAAGGACTAAAAAAACGTATTTCACCCATTTATCTCATGATTTCGAGCATGGTAAAATAAAGCTTCCGTTTGGATTTGAGCTTGCCTATGATGGCATGGTTATTTTTTTTACAATACCTAAAAAGGATCTACATGACAATTGACCCAGCATCACTGGAGTTAAAAAATTCACATAGAGCGATTCTTATAGGGGTTTATTCTCATAGCCAACAAAAGGCTCTTTGCATTGATTATTTAAGTGAATTAGAACGTCTTTGTGAAACCTATGGTTGGCAAGTTACCGCTATATTTGCCTGCATGTTGCGTAAGGTAGATGCCGCAACTTATTTGAGCAAGGGTAAGGTAGAAGAGCTAGCCCAAATGGTGATTGATTTAAATGCGGATGTAGTGGTGTTTGATGATGAAATTAGTCCTCATCAACAACGTAATTTAGAAAAGCAATTAAAAAAAGCTGTAATTGATCGCACAGAATTAATTATTGAGGTGTTTGCACAAAGAGCGCAAACCAGAGAAGCACGTTTACAAATCGAGCTTGCAAAAGCAAGATACCAGATGCCTCGCTTGAAGCGTTTATGGACCCATCTTTCTCGTCAAAGTGCAGGGGGTGGAGCGTATTTAAAAGGTGAAGGAGAAAAGCAACTGGAAATTGATAGACGGATTTTGCGACGTCAAATCGATTCGTTAAAGCAAGAAATCGACCAAGTAGCTAAGCAGCGTCATACCCAACGGGGATTGAGAATGCGCACACAAATACCGACATTTGCCATAGTGGGTTATACAAATGTAGGTAAATCCACACTTCTTAGAGCGCTAACTCAAGCTGATGTTTTAGTAGAGGATAAGTTATTTGCAACCCTGGATACCACAACTCGTAAATTTGTTTTGCCTAATAAACAGGCAATTTTATTGATCGATACCGTTGGATTTATTCGCAAGATTCCACATACACTCGTTGCAGCCTTTCGCAGTACATTAGAAGAGGCAATTCACACCGATATTTTATTGCATCTGATCGATGTGAGTCATCCAATGGCTTTTTCTCAGGCGGAGGAGACCCTAGTTGTTTTAAAAGAGCTAGGAGCTGAAGACAAGCCGATTATTACCGTGTTGAATAAAATCGATCTATTTCCCAATCCCTCTACATTAGCCAAATTTCGGATTTTATATCAGAAAACCGTGCCTATTTGTGCTCAAACAGGAGAGGGCTTTGAACTCTTACTCGATAGCATGATGCGCGAAATTGCTCTTTTACGCAAAACAGTGCGGGTCAAAATCCCACAAAGCCATTATGCACTTGTTAGCGAATTGATGCGTTTAGGAAGAGTTCTTGAATGTGAGTATGAAGAAAATGATGTTGTAATGAAATTAGAAATACCAGCTTCCTTAGAACATCGCCTGCAACCGTTTTTACTAGGTTAATCTATGACTTTAAAAGCAATCCCAGCAGAAGAGAGGCCGAGGGAGCGTTTATTACGAGATGGAATTGATTCTCTTTCTTTGGCAGAGCTCATAGCTATTGTTTTAAGCAGTGGAACGCGAGGCAAATCGGTTTTGAGTTTATCAGAAGAACTTATTGTGCGATTTGGTAGTCTTGAATATCTTTTAGATGCTTCTGTAATTGAGCTTATGGAACTCAAAGGAATAGGACTTGCTAAAGCAATTCAGCTAAAAGCGGTTTTTGGTATCGCATTGAAATGTCGTCGTCCTCAGTCTTTAAAAAAATACTCCATTCAATCTGTGGAAGAGGCCTATCTTTTAGCAAAAGGAGAAATCGGTCATTATTCTCAAGAAATTTTATTAGTCATTCTGCGAGATGTGCGTGGGTTTTTAATTCATAGAGAACAGGTAGCGGTTGGAACGCTATCTCAGGTTTTGATCCACCCAAGAGAGGTGTTTTATCCTGCTGTGCGTTATAAGGCTCATAGTATGATTTTAGCTCATAATCACCCCAGCGGAGATCCCACTCCATCTCATGCTGATATTGAATTGACGAAAGTTCTTATGCAATCTGGTCAGATCATGGGCATTGAGATTGATGACCATTTGATTATAGGTAGAGATCGTTTTGTTTCTTTGAAAGAACAAGGCGTTATGAATAGCTTTTCAAAATATTAATCTTTTTTAAAAGATTGCTATCTTTTCTTTATTTCTATCTATTTTTAGGCTTGTTTTAGTATACTTTTATCCATAATATGAACCAGAAAAAAAAATTTAAAGTTGTCACTTTAGGCTGTCGTACTAATCAATACGAATCACAGGCTTATCAAGATCAATTGCTCACTTTAGGCTATAAAGAGGCTAAAGGAGCAGAGCGGGTAGACTTGTGTATTATAAATACTTGCACCGTTACAGAATCAGCAGATAGCTCCAGTCGCTATCAAATTCGCCATTTACATCGCAAATACCCTGATGCAAAGATTGTTGTTACGGGATGCCTTCTGGAAAGCGCAAAAGAGGCCTTGCAGGGCATGGATGAGATAGATTGTGTTGTGCCCAATAAAGATAAGGAAAATCTCCTCTCTTATGTATTCCCAGAACAAGAAATGCCGGAATTTAAAATCTGTCAATTCGAAGCCCATACCAGAGCCTTTGTTAAAGTCCAAGATGGATGTAACTCTTTTTGTACCTATTGTATTATTCCTTATGTACGGGGTCGCTCTCGTTCTCGAGATGTAACAGAGATTTTGCAAGAAGTAAAAGGATTAATTGCTAATGGATATAAAGAAATTGTTTTAACAGGAATTAATATTGGCGATTTTGAATCTAAGCAAATTCGTTTAGCAGATCTGGTCAGGCAAGTCGATGCAATAGAAGGAATACAAAGACTGCGCATCTCTTCGATTGATCCCGATGAGATAGATGAGGATTTAGCAGGTGCTGTTTTACACTCCAAGCACACCTGTGCTTCTATGCATGTTGTTTTGCAATCAGGATCAAATACCATTTTAAAACGCATGAATCGTAAGTACACCAGAGAAGTTTTTTTAGAAACAATAGATAGACTACGCAACGCAAACCCTGATTTTACCTTCACAACCGATGTCATAGTTGGTTTCCCAGGTGAAAGCGAACTGGATTTTCAAGATACACTAGCTATGATGGATTACGTGCGTTTTGCAAAAGTACATATGTTTCCCTATAGTCCACGCCCGCGAACAAGAGCAGTTCTTTATCCTAACCGGATAGATTCAGCAGTTGTTAACACAAGAAAACAACAGGTTTTGCGCTTAGCAGAAGAACATGCGTATTTTTTAAGAGAAAAATATGTTGGGTCTACTCTTCCTGTATTAATAGAGAAAGCAGAAGATGTCTCCAGTGGTCATACAGAAAATTTTCTGCACGTAATTAGTCAAGATAAAGGTCTTAAATCTAATGATCTTGTAGAGATGCAACTATATGAAAACACCCCTGAGGGTCTCTTGGGAAGGATTGTATGAATATCACTATTGCGCATCGTATGCGTCCTTTCTCTCATAAAATGGGAAGTATTTTTCTTTTACCTAATAGCCATTTTAAAGTGGAGCTGTTTCCCACTCTATTGCGATTTACCGATTTAGAAAGTCGCATTGAGCCCATAGAAATACGTCTTTTTATTCGAGGACCTATTCAATCATTTACAGCGGAATTGAATTTAGAAACCGGTTCAATTTGTGTGTTTGGTAGGGCTTTAGATGGATATATACGTTATTCTCTTTTCTATAAGGCCTCAGAACTACTGCTGCTTTGTGAAAAAACCTCTTTTACTTTGCACCTGCAATACAAAACCACATTATCGCAGTTGAAACCAAAACAAACATTCTCTATTCCTGTGCCATTTTGCTTAAAAGAATCTCAAGGCCTGCAAGAAAGATTACACTTAGGTATTCATAAAGCTCAAGATTGGGAATTGATGCAAAGGCGTTTTAACCTACAAGAACTGTTTCCTTTTTGGCTAGCTCTTTCCCAATGGGTTTCCCCTATTGCTCATGAAGATAACAATCTAGGGATGTTCTCTCTCATTCATAAATGCCAGACTGCCATTGAAAAAAAAGAAAAACTACAAATCATTAGCTCCTTTAAAAAGGTATTCTTAGCCGCTTTTGAAGGGGTATTTGTTCCTCGCTTATTCGATAGTGATTATCAAGGCATCCTTGATGCAGAAGAGAATACCTTACCTGCAATAGCTCTTCTTTTACAAAGTGCTAAATTACTAAGAAGGCTCTTTTTTGTGGAAGAAGAGAACCTCTTTTCCATTTTACCTTGTGTTCCTCCAGAGCTACACTGTGGTAGATTGATTCAATTACAAACGACAAAGTTAGATCGGATAGATATAGAATGGTCTAAGAAAAGACTACGTCGTATGTTCATGCAAACAAGCAATACAAGACCTGTTATATGCCAGCTCCCCAAGGGAATTTCCAGCTGTCGTTTGAGAGTGCACAGAAAAGATCAGGGGCAAAAGCTACAGGTGACAAAAGAGGGAATTTTACAAATCCCCGTTCTTGCTCACTTAAAAGCTTGGCTAGACTGTTTTGAGAGATGAGTATAATTTTACCCATTTGTTTATGGTTTTATAATTAACCCTGTGTTTTTTGCCTAGTTCTTTTGTGCTCATAACCCTCTGTACAGGACAATTTTTTAGGAGCAGATAAAAAGAATAGCCCGCAAATATGACCTGAGATCTGGCATAATATACATGCCATAATTGCACACAAAAAAGGGGTTGCTCCTTAAACGGAGTAGGTTAAACTCTCCAATATAAACAAGATTTTTTCAAATCAAGTTCTGTCTAGAACACTTTAAATGTGCTTAATGGAATTTACGCAAGGAATTGAAAATGACTAATTAGATCGGCTGCTTGTATTTGAATCCTCTGAGTTAAAAAATCCTTTGCAATGTTTAGCTGTCCAAAGATTTCCATAGTTCGAGCTTGAATACCAACAGCTCTAGAGCGCTCTGCTAAGATTCACCTTTATCGATAATTCGACAAGAAAGGCCATGCCGAGCAGCTTCTGCTGCTGCCATTAGCATTCCTAGTTGGTCCAGCTCCTATATAACCAACACACCTCAATTAAATCGCTCAATGATGGTTTATAACATCTCTGTAGCTAAAGCAGCTAATTCAGAGCGCTCTGTGCGATCCAAGAAAATATGACCGTAAATAGGGTGTTCCTTAAATCTACCTACCGTATACGTCAAAGCGTTAGAGTCTTTATCTAAATAAGGATTGTCTATTTGAGTAGGATCTCCGGTTAAAACCACTTTTGTCCCTTGACCTGCGCGAGAGATAATGGTTTTTACCTCATGCGGTGTTAGATTTTGTGCTTCATCGATGATAATATACATATTGGGAAGCGTGCGCCCACGAATATAGGTTACCGCTTCCATTTCAATTTTTTTACTTTCCATAATCCATTTTTGCGTTTCAGCAGAATTCGCTGAGCCTGTTGATTCACATAAAAATTCTAAGTTATCGTAAATAGGCTGCATCCAATGATAGAGCTTTTCTTCTTTGCTACCTGGAAGATACCCAATATCTTTTCCTAATGGCACAATGGGCCGACTCACGAGAATTTTTTTATGATTCCCATCATCAAAAATCTTTTTCAAACCCACGGCTAAAGCTAAAAGGGTTTTTCCTGTCCCTGCAGGACCCATAAGGGTTACTAATTTGATATCATCGCGCAGCAGCAAATCTAAGGCACATTTTTGTTCTATATTCAGAGGATGGACACCCCAGATATCTCTTGGCAACTTTAGTAAAGGTTCTAGCTGTTTGTTTTGAGAGTTGTATTTGCACACAGCAGATGACTGCTCTTTTGAGCTAATCAAGCAATATTCATTGGGATACAAATCAGGCAAATCAATTGGCAGGACCCCATCTTTATAAAATAGATCTAGATTTTTCTTACTCATGTCTAATTTACGATACCCTTTATAGATATTTTCGTAAGAAAATCTTAAGTTAATATAGTCTTGTGATTCTATCCCTACAGCTTCTGCTTTAACGCGCACAATAAAGTCTTTAGAAATAAGAGAAACCGGGACACCTTGCTCCTTTAGTTTAAAAGCACTGAAAACAATTTTATGAGCACTGCGATCCAAAGAAAAAGGAAAGGCTTCTCGATCTGCAAATTTTGTATCCATTTGCACTTTTACTAAAATATCATTTTCAATAGAGACTCCTTGCGCCAGTTGACCTGGATGAGCATTTTTTAACCCATCGATATAACGTAAAACATGACGAGCATTCTTTCCCAATTCATCGGAAAATCTTTTCATTCCATCTAGTTCCTCAAGAACGGCAAGAGGGATTACGACATCATTATTATGAAATTTAATGATCGCATCAGGGTCATGTAAAAGAATATTGGTATCTATGATAAATGTTTTACGAACCACTTGATTTCTCCTTTAGTGCAGGTTAAAGTGCAGCATAGCGTGCTCTTTTACTAGACTCAACCTAATTTTTTTAACTAAATTATAAGCATTTTATTATTAATATCTTATGAAACAAGATCAGCAATTAGACATTTCGAGTGCTAAATTCTTGACGCTGAACTTGAAAATCGCTTATAATGGATTTTGTAATTGAAGGAGAAATTTATGAACATTAATCAGAAAATGCTAAACATACCCCCTTATATATCTACCTCTTGGAAAAATGTAGCTGCTTTATATGTTGATAATCAGCAGAATAAGCCCATTCTTAGCATTGCTCTTCTTAATGGAACTTGTATACAAATTCCCAACTTGACGCCTTGTGTTCTAGAAGAGATTTTTTCTATGCACTCTAAATATTTAGAGCAAGAGCAATCTCTATGCAATAAAGAAAAAAGAACTTTGCCAAAAGGAGTGCTAGGAATCATTCCTGGGATTGAGCTCGTCAATACTTCTGAATTAGCTGAGGATTCTGAGTCCTTCCAGAATCTTACAACCTTTTTAAAGACCTTAAGTGCTTCCTTTAAAGGAATATTACCTGGAATAGACTTGCTTCTCCAACATAACTCTCAACTAACAGAAGCCCCTCTTCTCTCTAAGGATATTTTAGAACATATTTTTTCCTTTTTAAAATCTTTAGATGATGAATCCATGCTAAATGGTTTGCTTACTAAACCAGAGCATCCTCATTGTAACTGCCCTTATTGTCAAATCAGTCGTTTTGCTCAAAATAAAACAGAAGAGCTTGAAGAAGAAGTATCTGATAAAGATTTAAAATTCAAAACTTGGGATATCGAGCAGACAGGTGATAAGTTATTTGCTGTAACAAACCCTTTTGATGCAAATGAAAAATACAGCGTATATATTGGTGATCCTATCGGATGTACTTGTGGAGAAATGCGTTGTAAACATATTCATGCCGTGTTAAGTGTAGATATTGCTTAGAGCCTGTTTAAAATCTTCTCATTAAGGTATAATGATAGTTTTCATAAAACCTTTGGAGGTAGTTATGACCCGCTCTTATCCAAGCGATATTTCTCGTAAACAATTTAGCAAAATCCATCTAATACTTGAGTCTACACGCAAAAAAACACGTCCACGAAGAGTTCATCTATATGATATTTTTTGTGGAATTTTGTACATTTTAAAAAGTGGTTGCCAGTGGCGTATGTTACCCATAGAATATCCTAAATGGGAATTATGTTATTATTATTTCCCTCTTTGAAATAAAAAAGATGATAAAAATTCTAAGAGTACTCTTGAAATAGTTTTAAAAAAAATGGGTTGGCGAGGTCAGAAAAAGCAGTGGTCGGAAAGAGAAAACAAGCTTTGTAATTATTGATGCTCAAAGTGTTAAAAATACTGATACAGCGGAAAAGATAAGGATATGATGCAGGGAAAAAAATATCAGGAATAAAAAGACATATAGCAGTCGATACCCAAGGGCTTCCTCATGCGATTCACATTACCACCGCTAATATCACTGACAGAAATGGGTGTATAGAAGCATTTTCACTACATAAAAACCATTTGTTCGGTGTAAAAGATGTTTTAGCAGATGGAGGATATTCTGGAGAAAAATTTGCAAAGAGTGTGCAGGAGATATTAAAATGTATAGTAGAAATAGCCAAAAGAAATACACTTCATACTTTTACAGTTATTCCCAAAAGATGGGTTGTAGAGCGTTCTTTTGCGTGGATAGAAAAATGTCGCAGGCTATGGAAAAATTGGGAAAGAAAACTACATACAAGCCTGAACATGGTGGTTCTTGCTTTTATTGCTCTACTTTTGAAAAGATTTTAAACAGGCTCTTAAGCTTAAAATTAGTTTAAATCATATATTTTCTTGTAAATGTTTTGTCATACTCGATAAATTTGTGGTATGAAAAAACAATTCTTCCTAGAATACGACTAGATTATTATGATCAGGAGGAATGTAGTAGCATGTCTAAGTATTTTAAGTTTTTTTGCGCATCCTTGTGCGTTTTTTCCTTCCATGTACTTTTTGCAGATGGATTTGCACAAGAAGATGTATTTAATGATTCTCTACCAGCTGTTCAAAATTCTGAAACTCCCTCAATTTCCCTTTCAACACAGCAAGAATCATTTGAACCTTTTACCGGTAAAGTAACAGGAAGAAAAGTCCGATTACGGTTAAATCCAAGTTTAGAAAGCGATGTGGTTGCAGAAATGCAAGCAGATGAGCTCTTATCCATTAATGGAGAAAAAGAAGATTTTTGGGTGGTCTCCCCTCAGAAAGATTTTAAAGTATATGTCTCTCGTAAGTATGTACTGGACAATTTTATAGAAGGCAATCGCGTCAATATTCGCTTAGAACCAAGTGTTGATGCTCCTAGTGCCGGTTTCTTCGATCATGGCTATGCTGTAACCAATCCCTCGATTTCTTCTAAAGATCAAAAGTGGTTTAAAATTGATTGTCCGCCACAAGTACAATTTTATGTTGCAAAGCAATATATAGAATATGTAGGCGGTCCCGAAGTAAAAGAGCAATTCGATTTACGTGTTGCTACAGCAGAACAAAAACTAGCTTCCGCAAATCTACTTGCAAAATCAGACCTCCATAAAAATGTAGATGAAATCGACTTCACAAAGCGAATAGATGCCTATAATGAATTAATCCATGAATATAAAGATATTGCTGCTGTTTCTGAGCAAGCTAAAGAGGCTTTAGTAGATTTTCAAGAAAAATATCTGCATAAAAGAATCCAATACTTAGAAGCTCTGCAAACCCAAGATACTTTCTCTGATACAG
This is a stretch of genomic DNA from Candidatus Rhabdochlamydia oedothoracis. It encodes these proteins:
- a CDS encoding PhoH family protein, which codes for MVRKTFIIDTNILLHDPDAIIKFHNNDVVIPLAVLEELDGMKRFSDELGKNARHVLRYIDGLKNAHPGQLAQGVSIENDILVKVQMDTKFADREAFPFSLDRSAHKIVFSAFKLKEQGVPVSLISKDFIVRVKAEAVGIESQDYINLRFSYENIYKGYRKLDMSKKNLDLFYKDGVLPIDLPDLYPNEYCLISSKEQSSAVCKYNSQNKQLEPLLKLPRDIWGVHPLNIEQKCALDLLLRDDIKLVTLMGPAGTGKTLLALAVGLKKIFDDGNHKKILVSRPIVPLGKDIGYLPGSKEEKLYHWMQPIYDNLEFLCESTGSANSAETQKWIMESKKIEMEAVTYIRGRTLPNMYIIIDEAQNLTPHEVKTIISRAGQGTKVVLTGDPTQIDNPYLDKDSNALTYTVGRFKEHPIYGHIFLDRTERSELAALATEML
- a CDS encoding SH3 domain-containing protein; translation: MSKYFKFFCASLCVFSFHVLFADGFAQEDVFNDSLPAVQNSETPSISLSTQQESFEPFTGKVTGRKVRLRLNPSLESDVVAEMQADELLSINGEKEDFWVVSPQKDFKVYVSRKYVLDNFIEGNRVNIRLEPSVDAPSAGFFDHGYAVTNPSISSKDQKWFKIDCPPQVQFYVAKQYIEYVGGPEVKEQFDLRVATAEQKLASANLLAKSDLHKNVDEIDFTKRIDAYNELIHEYKDIAAVSEQAKEALVDFQEKYLHKRIQYLEALQTQDTFSDTEDGRADADNTVCTNQTDKMKMWEHVEEALFLTWTNMNYNKNMQDYYKEQQITASVVSGIVEAYNSAVKNKPGDFILRDKDIPVAYVYSTIVNLQDLVGKRVSLVATPRPNNNFAFPSYFVLDVK